One Urechidicola croceus genomic window, ATCAGTATGAGTTCTTAGCGGTTTTGGTTGAGCACTTTTTTGAATCTCCAACTAAATTTCAAAACTATCATCCCGAAATTTATAGTCATGTAAGGCAAATTCTAAACTGGAAACTTAAGCACTAATTAACTTAAGCCATAGAAATTTTTTCATCAGTTATATAGTCGTATAAAATATGGTCGATTATATGCTGTGTATCATTTGGGAAATCAAGTTCAATAATATCATCATCTTTAATCCATTTCTTAATTTCTGGAATATTTTTCTTTTTTAATGATTTTAAAATAGGTACTCCCAGTTCTTTAAGTGCACAACCATTGAAATGCTGTTCATATTGATTTTTCATTGGAATAACCATCAGTTTCTTTTTAAGAAAAATTGCTTCTGCTGGAGTTTCAAATCCTGCACCGCATAAGATTCCTTTACAAGACACTAAACTTTTCTCAAATTTTTTACTATCTATTGGTTTTATGTAAACATTCTTTTTTTGATAATATTTTTTAGTATTTTTTGAAAATACTTTCCATTTAATTCCTTTGATTTTGGATAAAACATCAATTATTTTTTCATCAGAATAACTTGGCAAATACACAGTGTAGTGATCTTTAGTTGTACGTTTAAGAAGACGAATATCTTTTCTTATAATTGGTGTGTAAATTTTGTCATTATACTTTTTAAAGTGAAATCCATAATTTACCTTACATTTTGCATAATTTTTTAAAACAAATTTTCCAAGAATGTCTTTGTGTTCAGGTCTTGGAACATTTTTTGTGTATAGCGTTCCTTGGTGACTTAAAGAAATGCTTTTAACACCTCTAAAGTATGCTGCCCAGGCTGATATTGGTTCGAAGTCATTAATAATTAAGTCGTAATCTTTAACTGGGCAATTTAAAATTTCTTTAAATACCTTGATTAAATTAGTTTTTCTTAATGTTTTAAAGAAATCAATACCACCATTTTTTCCATTATAAAAGCCAAGTCCTTTATAAAAATAATTTACCTCATAAGGCAATTCAATTTCTGATTGTGTTCCACTAATTAATATATCAACCTGTGCACGTTTTAAAAGTGCGGGTATTATTTCTTTTGCTCTACTTAAATGGCCATTTCCTGTACCTTGAATTGAGTATAATATTTTCATTAAGCTCTAAAATTAAAATCGGCCACTAATTGTCCAAATATTTCATTAGCGGTTTTATCAATAATATCATCATCATCATCATCATCATTATTTTTAGTTTTGTTAACTTCTTCTCCATCAAATTGAGTATCTAAGTATTTGTAAATATTCCATTGTCTATTGTTATATTCTAATGCTGTTAAATTTTCAATCCAATCACCAGAATTTAAATATTCAACTTTTCCTGATGAATTTTTTATAGTTTTTATTATTGGCTGATGAATATGACCACATACTACATAATCATATTTGTTGTCAATAGCTATGTCACCTGCAATTTGTTCAAAATCATTGATAAATTTAACAGCAGACTTTACACTATCTTTGATCTTTTTTGATAATGATATTTTTCCTTTTCCAAAAAAGTTACTAATGTGATTCACAGCTCTATTTATTAAAATCAAAGTGTCATATCCAACTGCACCAAGTTTTGCAAGCCATTTTGAATGTTGCATAGTTACATCAAAAACATCTCCGTGAAAAAACCAGGCTGTTTTGCCATCAAGTTCAAGTAATATTTTGTTTTTAATTGAGAAAGAACCTAATTCAAATCCTACAAACTTTCGAAGCATTTCATCATGATTTCCAGTGATATAGTAAATCTCCTTTCCTTTTGCAATCCAACCTATAATATATTTTAATACTTTCATATGTGATTTTGGCCAGTAACGTTTACTAAATTGCCATATATCGATGATGTCTCCGTTTAAAATTATTATTTTGGGATCTATACTTTTTAAGTATTGTAGGAGTTCTTTTGCGTGGCATCCATAGGTGCCCAAGTGCACATCTGATATAACAACGACTTCAACTTTTCTTTTTTCTTTTTTCGAATTCACAAACTAGTATTAGTAACTTATGGTTAGATTATTTATCATTGTACCAAGGTCTAATTTAGTTGTTATCAAATAGTTTCTTAAATATTATTATTGGATTAACAATTAATAATTTTATTGAGATAGTAGAGAAAGAAAAAGACCAAATCATTTTGTGATTTGGTCTTTTAGAATTTTAAATTGAATGTTATTTTTTTTCTAATTGTTCAATTCTTTTAATTAGCATTTCTATACTTTTTTCTTGAGATTCTAATTTTTCTTTTAATTCATCAATTTCTGCTTGTTGTTCTTTAATTGCTTCAATAGCAATAATACCAAAACCGTTTTGATTCAACCCAAGTTTACCCTCAGGAGAAGTGCTAACTAGTTCTGGAAATACTGATTGTACATCAGCAGGTCTAAATCCAATAGTATTTTGACTTCTATTATTTGAATAGTTAAATGAATTTAGTGATTGAATTCTAGAAATTATATTACTATTGTTGAATCTTCCAGAACTCACTCTACTAGCATCAAAATCAAAATAGTTTCCGTTATCGCCTATTGCAGCTTTTAAGTTACCATTATATGCAAAGCCAAGAGTATTTCCGAATAAATAAATTTTCCAGTTATCAGATTGACCACTATCTTCAAGTAAGATACCTCCACTTCCTGCAGCAGTTTCACTTGATTGTGTTATTTCTAAATCATGAGTTGCTGCTGATGAAGAACCAATACCTACAAAACCTGAATCATAATAAATTTCAGTTGGACTTTGAGTCCAAGGTGACGAGCCACCACCTCCAGCGATACTTGCTAGGTCTACCGTTGTAGTTCCTCCTGCATCTATAATATTTAAGTTTGTACCAGTTAAATTTGCGCTAGTAATTAACTCATTAGTTATGCTACCATCTACTTCAGCAGTTAAAAAACCATTGTTGCTAACAAAATCATCAACTTGCGTTTCTGTAAGTTGCGTGTCTGTATTGTCAAGGAAAGGAGAAAGGTCAATAGCCGTTCCACCATCTTCAAGTGCTAAAGAATTACCAGTAAGCGTTAATTGTTGGTCATCAGTTCCGCCACCAATACCAGATAAGTCAACAGTTGTAGCATCACCAGATAAACTCAGAGTTGTTCCAGTTAATGTTAAGTCTTGAATTTCATTAGTTATACTACCATCTACTTCAGCAGTTAAGAAACCATTATCAGTAACAAAATCAACTACTTGTGTTTCTGTAAGTTGCGTGTCAGTATTGTCAAGGAAAGGAGAAAGGTCAATAGCCGTTCCACCATCTTCAAGCGCTAAAGAATTACCAGTAAGCGTTAATTGTTGGTCATCAGTTCCACCACCAATACCAGATAAATCTACAGTAGTAGCATCACCAGATAAACTTAATGTTGTTCCAGTTAATGTTAAATCTTGAGCATCTGTATTATCAAGGAAAGAAGAAAGGTCAATAGCCGTTCCACCATCTTCAAGCGTTAATGAATTACCAGTAAGCGTTAATTGTTGGTCATCAGTTCCGCCAGTAATACCAGATAAATCTACAGTTGTAGCATCACCAGATAAACTTAAAGTAGTTCCAGTTAATGTTAAGTCTTGAATTTCATTAGTTATACTACCATCTACTTCAGCAGTTAAAAAACCATTATCAGTAACAAAATCAACTACTTGCGTTTCTGTAAGTTGCGTATCTGTATTATCAAGGAAAGGAGAAAGGTCAATAGCCGTTCCACCATCTTCAAGTGCTAAAGAATTGCCAGTAAGCGTTAATTGTTGGTCATCAGTTCCGCCAGTAATACCAGATAAATCTACAGTTGTAGCATCACCAGATAAACTTAATGTTGTTCCAGTTAATGTTAAATCTTGAGCATCTGTATTATCAAGGAAAGGAGAAAGGTCAATAGCCGTTCCACCATCTTCAAGCGCTAATGAATTACCAGTAAGCGTTAATTGTTGGTCATCAGTTCCGCCAGTAATACCAGATAAATCTACAGTTGTAGCATCACCAGATAAACTTAATGTTGTTCCTGTTAATGTTAAATCTTGAGCATCTGTATTGTCAAGGAAAGGAGAAAGGTCAATAGCCGCTCCACCATCTTCAAGCGCTAAAGAATTGCCAGTAAGCGTTAATTGTTGGTCATCAGTTCCGCCACCAATACCAGATAAGTCAACAGTTGTAGCATCACCAGATAAACTCAAAGTTGTTCCAGTTAGAGATAAGTCTTGAATTTCATTAGTTATACTACCATCTACTTCAGCAGTTAAAAAACCGTTGTTACTAACAAAATCATCAACTTGCGTTTCTGTAAGTTGCGTGTCAGTATTGTCAAGGAAAGGAGAAAGGTCAATAGCCGTTCCACCATCTTCAAGTGCTAAAGAATTACCAGTAAGCGTTAATTGTTGGTCATCAGTTCCGCCAGTAATACCTGATAAATCTACAGTTGTAGCATCACCAGATAAACTCAAAGTTGTTCCAGTTAATGTTAAATCTTGAGCATCTGTATTATCAAGGAAAGAAGAAAGGTCAATAGCCGTTCCACCATCTTCAAGTGCTAAAGAATTACCAGTAAGCGTTAATTGTTGGTCATCAGTTCCGCCAGTAATACCAGATAAATCTACAGTTGTAGCATCACCAGATAAACTCAAAGTTGTTCCAGTTAATGTTAAATCTTGAATTTCATTAGTTATACTACCATCTACTTCAGCAGTTAAGAAACCATTATCAGTAACAAAATCAACTACTTGTGTTTCTGTAAGTTGCGTGTCAGTATTGTCAAGGAAAGGAGAAAGGTCAATAGCCGTTCCACCATCTTCAAGCGCTAAAGAATTACCAGTAAGCGTTAATTGTTGGTCATCAGTTCCACCACCAATACCAGATAAGTCAACAGTTGTAGCATCACCAGATAAACTCAAAGTTGTTCCAGTTAATGTTAAGTCTTGAGCATCTGTATTGTCAAGGAAAGAAGAAAGGTCAATAGCCGTTCCACCATCTTCAAGCGCTAAAGAATTACCAGTAAGCGTTAATTGTTGGTCATCAGTTCCACCACCAATACCAGATAAATCTACAGTTGTAGCATCACCAGATAAACTTAAGGTTGTTCCAGTTAATGTTAAGTCTTGAATTTCATTAGTTATACTACCATCTACTTCAGCAGTTAAAAAACCATTATTGCTAACAAAATCATCAACTTGCGTTTCTGTAAGTTGCGTGTCAGTATTGTCAAGGAAAGGAGAAAGGTCAATAGCCGTTCCACCATCTTCAAGTGCTAAAGAATTACCAGTAAGCGTTAATTGTTGGTCATCAGTTCCACCACCAATACCAGATAAGTCAACAGTTGTAGCATCACCAGATAAACTCAAAGTTGTTCCAGTTAATGTTAAATCTTGAGCATCTGTATTGTCAAGGAAAGGAGAAAGGTCAATAGCCGTTCCACCATCTTCAAGTGCTAAAGAATTACCAGTAAGCGTTAATTGTTGGTCATCAGTTCCGCCACCAATACCAGATAAATCTACAGTTGTAGCATCACCAGATAAACTCAAAGTTGTTCCAGTTAATGTTAAATCTTGAGCATCTGTATTATCAAGGAAAGAAGAAAGGTCAATAGCCGTTCCACCATCTTCAAGCGCTAAAGAATTACCAGTAAGCGTTAATTGTTGGTCATCAGTTCCGCCACCAATACCAGATAAGTCAACAGTTGTAGCATCACCAGATAAACTCAAAGTTGTTCCAGTTAATGTTAAGTCTTGAGCATCCGTGTTGTCTAAATAAGAAGAAAGATCTACAGGAGTTGCATCACCAGATAAACTCAAAGTAGTTCCAGTTAATGTTAAATCTTGAATTTCATTAGTTATACTACCATCTACTTCAGTAGTTAAATATCCATTATTAGCCACAAAATCATCAACTTGCGTTTCTGTAAGTTGCGTGTCAGTATTGTCAAGGAAAGGAGAAAGGTCAATAGCCGTTCCACCATCTTCAAGCGCTAAAGAATTACCAGTAAGCGTTAATTGTTGGTCATCAGTTCCGCCACCAATACCAGATAAGTCAACAGTTGTAGCATCACCAGATAAACTCAAAGTTGTTCCAGTTAATGTTAAGTCTTGAGCATCCGTGTTGTCTAAATAAGAAGAAAGATCTACAGGAGTTGCATCACCAGATAAACTCAAAGTAGTTCCAGTTAATGTTAAATCTTGAATTTCATTAGTTATACTACCATCTACTTCAGTAGTTAAGAAACCATTATCAGTAACAAAATCAACTACTTGTGTTTCTGTAAGTTGCGTGTCTGTATTGTCAAGGAAAGGAGAAAGGTCAATAGCCGTTCCACCATCTTCAAGTGCTAAAGAATTGCCAGTAAGCGTTAATTGTTGGTCATCAGTTCCGCCACCAATACCAGATAAATCTACAGTTGTAGCATCACCAGATAAACTCAAAGTTGTTCCAGTTAATGTTAAATCTTGAGCATCTGTATTATCAAGGAAAGAAGAAAGGTCAATAGCCGTTCCACCATCTTCAAGTGCTAAAGAATTGCCAGTAAGCGTTAATTGTTGGTCATCAGTTCCGCCAGTAATACCAGATAAATCTACAGTTGTAGCATCACCAGATAAACTCAAAGTAGTTCCAGTTAATGTTAAATCTTGAATTTCATTAGTTATACTACCATCTACTTCAGTAGTTAAATATCCATTATTAGCCACAAAATCATCAACTTGCGTTTCTGTAAGTTGCGTGTCAGTATTGTCAAGGAAAGGAGAAAGGTCAATAGCCGTTCCACCATCTTCAAGTGCTAAAGAATTACCAGTAAGCGTTAATTGTTGGTTATCAGTTCCACCACCAATACCAGATAAATCTACAGTTGTAGCATCACCAGATAAACTTAAAGTTGTTCCAGTTAGAGATAAGTCTTGAATTTCATTAGTTATACTACCATCTACTTCAGTAGTTAAAAAACCATTATCAGTAACAAAATCAACTACTTGCGTTTCTGTAAGTTGCGTGTCTGTATTGTCAAGGAAAGGAGAAAGGTCAATAGCCGTTCCACCATCTTCAAGTGCTAAAGAATTGCCAGTAAGCGTTAATTGTTGGTCATCAGTTCCGCCACCGATACCAGATAAATCTACAGTTGTAGCATCACCAGATAAACTTAAGGTTGTTCCAGTTAATGTTAAGTCTTGAATTTCATTAGTTATACTACCATCTACTTCAGCAGTTAAAAAACCATTATTGCTAACAAAATCATCAACTTGCGTTTCTGTAAGTTGCGTGTCAGTATTGTCAAGGAAAGGAGAAAGGTCAATAGCCGTTCCACCATCTTCAAGCGCTAAAGAATTACCAGTAAGCGTTAATTGTTGGTCATCAGTTCCGCCAGTAATACCAGATAAATCTACAGTTGTAGCATCACCAGATAAACTCAAAGTTGTTCCAGTTAATGTTAAATCTTGAGCATCTGTATTATCAAGGAAAGAAGAAAGGTCAATAGCCGTTCCACCATCTTCAAGTGCTAAAGAATTACCAGTAAGCGTTAATTGTTGGTCATCAGTTCCGCCAGTAATACCAGATAAATCTACAGTTGTAGCATCACCAGATAAACTTAAAGTTGTTCCTGTTAATGTTAAGTCTTGAATTTCATTAGTTATACTACCATCTACTTCAGTAGTTAAATATCCATTATTAGCCACAAAATCATCAACTTGCGTTTCTGTAAGTTGCGTATCTGTATTATCAAGGAAAGGAGAAAGGTCAATAGCCGTTCCACCATCTTCAAGTGCTAAAGAATTACCAGTAAGCGTTAATTGTTGGTCATCAGTTCCGCCAGTAATACCAGATAAATCTACAGTTGTAGCATCACCAGATAAACTCAAAGTAGTTCCAGTTAATGTTAAATCTTGAATTTCATTAGTTATACTACCATCTACTTCAGTAGTTAAATATCCATTATTAGCCACAAAATCATCAACTTGCGTTTCTGTAAGTTGCGTGTCAGTATCAACAGTGTGTGCACCGGTAACAAATCCAAAGCCTTCAATATCCGTTTGCGAAAGAGTAGTGTCAGTATCTAAAGATGCTAAGTTTACAGTTGTTGTACCACCTGCATCATTAATTTCTAAAGTAGTACCATTAAGATTAGCGCTAACTATTAACTCATTTGTTGGACTCGCATCAGCATCATCAGAATTTTCAACAGTCTGAGCGTGCAGAGCATAAGGAACGGATTTAAATTCGGTAGTACCTAAATCAGTAAATGTTGTTCCTCCATTAGTGTCAATTTGAGTGTTTAAAAAGTGAACATCACTTCCCCAATCAACTCCAGCAAATGTACCGCTATTTACAGTACCTGAGCCAATGTCAAGAATAATAATTCCATTGGCATCGGTTGATACACTATGAGTTTCTTGATAGACATTAGTTTGGCCTACACCTTGCAGAATCGTGAACTGTACAGTTATACTTTGACTTGCAATAATAGTTCCTGAACCATCTTTTATAATAGCTTTATAATTAATTCCTTGTTGTGCAAAGGAAATAGTACAACTTAATAGAATTAAGAATGTAACTAGGGTGTTTTTTATTGTTTTCATACAATTTTTTTTGGGACGATAATAATGGGATTCTAAAATATAAAGTATTATTTAACTAAATGTTTTTGATTATTCAATCATTATTTTCCTTACAGTTTTTCCGTTTTCAGAATGTAAGTTTAATAAATATACTCCTGCTCTATACTTGCTCAAATCAAGTCTTGTTGTTTCTTCTGTTTCAAGAATTTTTTTACCTAAAATATCAAACATTTCAACTCTTGTCAATTCAATTGCTGAATTGATATTTAAAATACCTGTTGTTGGGTTTGGATATATTTGAATGTTTGCTAAACTATATTCATCGATGTTTTTTATGTCTAAAGGAATAACGGCTGCTCCAGAACAATCGTATGAATCATTTAAAATTTGAGTTCCAGGATAGTCACTACAATTTGCTGTTGAAACAGTAGATGAAGTATCACGCCCACAAGCAGTAAAAAATTGATCTTGGAATAGATCTGGACTGACATCTGGTGGATTCTCCCCGTCGTCGAAATCTCCTTCAGAAACAAAGCAAACATCAGGATTTAATCCCGTAGCAGCAGCATCAATATATTTTAATCTAAAACGAAAAAGTAATTTTGGAACTGATGTAATTTGAAGTTCTGTTGGAGCTGTTTCTAAACCATCAAGCGCAATGTTTTGTTGAAAAGATGGTGAAAACGCACCTGTTGTTCCATTGTCATTGATAATAAAATCTCGATATGCTGGTGTAGAAAAAGGAGCTCCTGGCCAAGAGAATCCAGTAATTGATTCTTGAGGCTGTAAGTATTCTACGTTCCCACTAGAAACAACGTCTTCACCAAAAGCATCATGATTGTAATTTATGTATACTTGTCCTGAACCAACATAAAAATCTGTAGTGCTAGAAATCATAACGTCAGCTTCATAATAGGTCTCAATACCTTCTTCAACAATAAAAGCATTTTCAATAAAAAGTGTAATATCTTGTGCTTTTAATGAAAAACAAGTTAAAGATATCATAAATGTAATTAAGACTAGTCGTAAATTGATTGAGTAATTTTTTTTCATGTTGTTTAGTTTTTTCGTGGTGCAATTATTCTTATTCTAGTATCTTTCAATTGTTCTCCATTTCCTAAGTTAGGTAACAAAGCATTGGTTAAATCTGAATTTTGTACTTGACTATTCATATCGATATCGGCATTAGCATATCCTGAACTACCAATTAATTGAACTACTGCGCTAGCATCATCATTTTGCACTTGACCATTTCCGTCAAAATCACCTGAAAATAGGGCAAATGTTCCACTACCCATATCGGCTACTGCGCTTAGACCACCATTTATTAATATAGGATTGGTTGTTAAATCAAGGTTGGTATTTGAACCGTTTAAACTCACAACATTTGCAGTAATAACTCCTAAATGAATACGGTGAGCAACTGCTACAAAATAATCATCAGGTTCTAAATCAAAACTCAATGATGAAGTTCCGTTTAAAGAAACAATATCTCCATCTCTTTGAATTAGTGCAGATTGTGATGCAAGTATATTGGTATTATCGTTTTTATCTCTTAGTTCTACCCAAATCCAATCAACAATATCATTTTCAGGATCGCCAGTTCCTAATGAACCACCAGTATTTAATACACCAGGAGCAATTGTTGCAACATCTATATACGGTGATGTAGTTGGAATAATTGAATTACTTCTTAGATTGTCATTCATCAAACCAGTAGTTTGCTGAGTTAATAGTGGACCTTGTAAAAATATTTTTGGACTAATGTTTATTGATAGTTGAATACCATTTATAAAGCCTTCGGATATTGAAACTGTTGTTAAAGTTGTTTCGGCAACAAAAGTTTCTCCAATAGTATAAAGTATTTCAACTCCAGAAGCAGATGCTATATCTCCACCAGAATCAATACTACTTTTATAAATTGATTGTGCTACAGTTGTTGAAATCGACAATAATACCACAATCACAATTAAACATAATTGTTTTGTTTTCATAATGTAATTTTATGAGTCTTATTAACCGTGGGGAGTCAATTATTCTGGGAGTAAATTTTATTAAAGAAATTCAAGATTTTGTTTATTATAGATAAACACTCTGATTTTCAGTAAAAAAACATATACAAACATAAGAATTAATATTGAAATATTCAATTTTAAATAGTACTCTTTTGAGTAATTAAAAAAGTTAATTTTATTTCTTAAAAGATGTTATTCACAGGTTTTTTTAAACCATTTATTTAAAAAATTGATTTATTTAAAAGATAATGTTTACAATAATTTTATAATTATTTTTAATATTAAAATCAATTTTCGGCTTATTTTACATTTTTGTACAAGTAAAATATGAATTCATTTTTTATTAATTGCTTTTATTTTTGATTGTATTTTTATTAATTGTTAGTAGCTTCTAACAATTCAATTCTTTGTATTAATTTTTCAATTTTTTTGTTGTGTTTTACAAGTTCATAAGTTTTCA contains:
- a CDS encoding beta strand repeat-containing protein; its protein translation is MKTIKNTLVTFLILLSCTISFAQQGINYKAIIKDGSGTIIASQSITVQFTILQGVGQTNVYQETHSVSTDANGIIILDIGSGTVNSGTFAGVDWGSDVHFLNTQIDTNGGTTFTDLGTTEFKSVPYALHAQTVENSDDADASPTNELIVSANLNGTTLEINDAGGTTTVNLASLDTDTTLSQTDIEGFGFVTGAHTVDTDTQLTETQVDDFVANNGYLTTEVDGSITNEIQDLTLTGTTLSLSGDATTVDLSGITGGTDDQQLTLTGNSLALEDGGTAIDLSPFLDNTDTQLTETQVDDFVANNGYLTTEVDGSITNEIQDLTLTGTTLSLSGDATTVDLSGITGGTDDQQLTLTGNSLALEDGGTAIDLSSFLDNTDAQDLTLTGTTLSLSGDATTVDLSGITGGTDDQQLTLTGNSLALEDGGTAIDLSPFLDNTDTQLTETQVDDFVSNNGFLTAEVDGSITNEIQDLTLTGTTLSLSGDATTVDLSGIGGGTDDQQLTLTGNSLALEDGGTAIDLSPFLDNTDTQLTETQVVDFVTDNGFLTTEVDGSITNEIQDLSLTGTTLSLSGDATTVDLSGIGGGTDNQQLTLTGNSLALEDGGTAIDLSPFLDNTDTQLTETQVDDFVANNGYLTTEVDGSITNEIQDLTLTGTTLSLSGDATTVDLSGITGGTDDQQLTLTGNSLALEDGGTAIDLSSFLDNTDAQDLTLTGTTLSLSGDATTVDLSGIGGGTDDQQLTLTGNSLALEDGGTAIDLSPFLDNTDTQLTETQVVDFVTDNGFLTTEVDGSITNEIQDLTLTGTTLSLSGDATPVDLSSYLDNTDAQDLTLTGTTLSLSGDATTVDLSGIGGGTDDQQLTLTGNSLALEDGGTAIDLSPFLDNTDTQLTETQVDDFVANNGYLTTEVDGSITNEIQDLTLTGTTLSLSGDATPVDLSSYLDNTDAQDLTLTGTTLSLSGDATTVDLSGIGGGTDDQQLTLTGNSLALEDGGTAIDLSSFLDNTDAQDLTLTGTTLSLSGDATTVDLSGIGGGTDDQQLTLTGNSLALEDGGTAIDLSPFLDNTDAQDLTLTGTTLSLSGDATTVDLSGIGGGTDDQQLTLTGNSLALEDGGTAIDLSPFLDNTDTQLTETQVDDFVSNNGFLTAEVDGSITNEIQDLTLTGTTLSLSGDATTVDLSGIGGGTDDQQLTLTGNSLALEDGGTAIDLSSFLDNTDAQDLTLTGTTLSLSGDATTVDLSGIGGGTDDQQLTLTGNSLALEDGGTAIDLSPFLDNTDTQLTETQVVDFVTDNGFLTAEVDGSITNEIQDLTLTGTTLSLSGDATTVDLSGITGGTDDQQLTLTGNSLALEDGGTAIDLSSFLDNTDAQDLTLTGTTLSLSGDATTVDLSGITGGTDDQQLTLTGNSLALEDGGTAIDLSPFLDNTDTQLTETQVDDFVSNNGFLTAEVDGSITNEIQDLSLTGTTLSLSGDATTVDLSGIGGGTDDQQLTLTGNSLALEDGGAAIDLSPFLDNTDAQDLTLTGTTLSLSGDATTVDLSGITGGTDDQQLTLTGNSLALEDGGTAIDLSPFLDNTDAQDLTLTGTTLSLSGDATTVDLSGITGGTDDQQLTLTGNSLALEDGGTAIDLSPFLDNTDTQLTETQVVDFVTDNGFLTAEVDGSITNEIQDLTLTGTTLSLSGDATTVDLSGITGGTDDQQLTLTGNSLTLEDGGTAIDLSSFLDNTDAQDLTLTGTTLSLSGDATTVDLSGIGGGTDDQQLTLTGNSLALEDGGTAIDLSPFLDNTDTQLTETQVVDFVTDNGFLTAEVDGSITNEIQDLTLTGTTLSLSGDATTVDLSGIGGGTDDQQLTLTGNSLALEDGGTAIDLSPFLDNTDTQLTETQVDDFVSNNGFLTAEVDGSITNELITSANLTGTNLNIIDAGGTTTVDLASIAGGGGSSPWTQSPTEIYYDSGFVGIGSSSAATHDLEITQSSETAAGSGGILLEDSGQSDNWKIYLFGNTLGFAYNGNLKAAIGDNGNYFDFDASRVSSGRFNNSNIISRIQSLNSFNYSNNRSQNTIGFRPADVQSVFPELVSTSPEGKLGLNQNGFGIIAIEAIKEQQAEIDELKEKLESQEKSIEMLIKRIEQLEKK
- a CDS encoding T9SS type A sorting domain-containing protein; protein product: MKKNYSINLRLVLITFMISLTCFSLKAQDITLFIENAFIVEEGIETYYEADVMISSTTDFYVGSGQVYINYNHDAFGEDVVSSGNVEYLQPQESITGFSWPGAPFSTPAYRDFIINDNGTTGAFSPSFQQNIALDGLETAPTELQITSVPKLLFRFRLKYIDAAATGLNPDVCFVSEGDFDDGENPPDVSPDLFQDQFFTACGRDTSSTVSTANCSDYPGTQILNDSYDCSGAAVIPLDIKNIDEYSLANIQIYPNPTTGILNINSAIELTRVEMFDILGKKILETEETTRLDLSKYRAGVYLLNLHSENGKTVRKIMIE
- a CDS encoding UDP-2,3-diacylglucosamine diphosphatase, whose translation is MNSKKEKRKVEVVVISDVHLGTYGCHAKELLQYLKSIDPKIIILNGDIIDIWQFSKRYWPKSHMKVLKYIIGWIAKGKEIYYITGNHDEMLRKFVGFELGSFSIKNKILLELDGKTAWFFHGDVFDVTMQHSKWLAKLGAVGYDTLILINRAVNHISNFFGKGKISLSKKIKDSVKSAVKFINDFEQIAGDIAIDNKYDYVVCGHIHQPIIKTIKNSSGKVEYLNSGDWIENLTALEYNNRQWNIYKYLDTQFDGEEVNKTKNNDDDDDDDIIDKTANEIFGQLVADFNFRA
- a CDS encoding glycosyltransferase family protein, whose product is MKILYSIQGTGNGHLSRAKEIIPALLKRAQVDILISGTQSEIELPYEVNYFYKGLGFYNGKNGGIDFFKTLRKTNLIKVFKEILNCPVKDYDLIINDFEPISAWAAYFRGVKSISLSHQGTLYTKNVPRPEHKDILGKFVLKNYAKCKVNYGFHFKKYNDKIYTPIIRKDIRLLKRTTKDHYTVYLPSYSDEKIIDVLSKIKGIKWKVFSKNTKKYYQKKNVYIKPIDSKKFEKSLVSCKGILCGAGFETPAEAIFLKKKLMVIPMKNQYEQHFNGCALKELGVPILKSLKKKNIPEIKKWIKDDDIIELDFPNDTQHIIDHILYDYITDEKISMA